From Syngnathus typhle isolate RoL2023-S1 ecotype Sweden linkage group LG5, RoL_Styp_1.0, whole genome shotgun sequence:
GTGTACAGAGCCAGCATATAAATTGAAAGTCTCTTCGAAAAGTACTCATCGTAACATATGGCGAGTCTGTATTTGGGACATTTCAGGGTGAACAGGGTGGTAATTTAGTCAAACTTTCCACTTAAATGCGCAGCTAGCACAAGACTGTGTCAGTACTTGTGTTAGGTTTGAATAGTagcatattttggattttaaaaataaaggCTAATTCCAGTGGATGTTCAAACTAGGGAAGCTCAACAGTTGAATCAAAGTTGACTTAGAAAAACAAACGtgaatgtttttattccagTTATCCTTTAAACTGCTGTTGATGTCTTCAAATTAGGTTATTACAATAagataaattatttaaaaaaaagataacttgAAATAGTTGTCGACAAACAGGTTATCTCACTAGTCATCCGCCAATAAACAACCATGTTAGGTTTATGTTGAGATCTGAAGAACTGGAAGAAAACTTGGACACAAAGTTTTCTCGTGCAAATATTAAACATATGCATTGTTGTGAATCTTCTGATAGTGAAATATTATTTAGATGGTTTACTAACTGAACTGCATAAAGGAAGTTACTAATTGCATTTAATCAAATCACCCATTGGAATACCAGCCCGTTTTAAAACGTCTTTATTTTGTAATCAACGTTTGATACTTgaaagcaagcaaaaaaaaaaaaaaaagaaggtgagCACACCTCGGCATGAGGCTTCAACCTGGTTCACTTGATTTTTCTTTGATTTCCATACACGCCCTTGAGAATAACAGAGGTTTCAGCTGTTGCATTATGGCAAGGTGCAGGGAACACAAAACAAGGAGAAACTTTTAAAAGCCACCCACCCTAAATCGACCCTCTTCGGCACAGCCACAAAGCAAaggaaatgtaattaaaaaaaaaaaaaaaaaaaaggtaatttaCACAGCTTCCACCCATTTTCTAGACTTTGATACAAACACGCATCTTTCAACTGAACAATTTCCAACCTACAGTGTGTCCCTTTGGATTAGTTGTCTTGCACTACTTTTCTAAACCTAGCTCAGGTGCCAACAGAGAGCAGAGCACCACTATACTCCATCCACCAATATTGACTAAGTGTTACTTGTTTTTAATGGCTTGTAAAGAGTCCAAATGGGGACCATTAATGCTGCTTGTTGTAATTTTGAGATGTTTCAGACTAGACTCTAAATATTCATTCAGGAATGAGACTTGTTGAGGAATCAAGCCTGATGAATTTGCACGTTTTGGCACCCTTAAGTGGTTTTTATATCTTCCTTTTACGACGTTACTTGAGCTACACACACTAATACACAACAGTCCTCTACAAAACCTCCATGGCACTTTCAGGGCTTTACAGTGGCAACAaagcaaatgacaaaaacactTTTACCCGTCTCTTCTTCAgagggaaaataataaaaattcatctttttttttttttaatgaactcaCGAGACAATCAAGGTTCTTGTTATCAACAAGAGTCAagaattggcaaaaaaaaaaagaaaaaaaaagtggaggttCAAAGGGGGACATAAGCATAGCTGGAATGAGAAAgaggctaaaaaaaataatgacgcAAAAACCAAATTATTCAAATAACCCACCCCCCTATACGCAAAAACGGAATGTCCATACTGACAAGATATTTCAGACAGTTGGCCTCAAAGACATTGGGCAAATTTTTTTGTAACAAGCAATTTTCTGTGGCAATCTTCAATTTACATGATTGTTGGAAAGAGTCTATTAGAGGCAACCAAAGATTTTATTACACCTGACTATAGTTGAGGGTGGAATGTGCCTGAACCTCTCCCATAAGCAAAGGAGAGTTCGAGTGACCAATGAATTGGTTATTTCTGGTGGCCACACATTTAAAAACGggttttgtttcatttactgCACCAAGCATACAGTACAAATTGGAAATTGGAATGCATGTAAGTGTAAGAAGAATGTGGGGATGTAAGAAGAAAATAGCAAGGTAGATGTTGATGGGTGCCGTCACAACCATTAAGAAAAAGTCAGAGTGAAGACAATGTAAACAAATAGTTCAATTGGACTCCATTACAATTTTGTTATATGGCAACAGAacggttaaaagaaaaaaaaatgggaatgcTCATATTGGAAATTATTTGGTAAGACATGCGTAAGACGTGAAATTATGCAAGAAAAAAACCCCCCACAGAGTGAAAGAGAAAGTTGTTtgctgggagggagggggggaagtACACTTCCTGGAGAAGCTCCCACATGTCCTTATACCAACTGTGTTATGCAGAGGGTTTGGGTTTGCCTAGTAAAAGTTCATCTGGAATGTTGCTAGGGATTGTTGCTAAGGCGGGCCTCAGACGAAATACTGCCAAAAAGAGAGGCAGTGTTTGGTCGCGTCGTCCTCCCAGCCAATGGAAGGTAGTAGATTGCAGCAGATCGGGCAATGCGTCCCTAAATATCAATTTTGGACATTTTCTCTTCAAGTGCGACAAGTCGCTTCTCCTGACTGCTGACCAGGTCTTTGAGAgatttcatttctttcaaaaTCTCTTCCAGCTTGGCGTCTGATGTCTGTTGGCACAGTGACATCAATATATTGAACAAAAGTGTCCAGACAAAGCAACATTAACATGAATGTTAGTCTATATAGCTTGTGACTAATATCTGTAGGAATGATGGATTGCAATTTTCTATTTTCAGTTCctgattttgatttgatttcttaAAGAGCTTCGAGCCAGGGAGGGTACACGGTCGACAGATGGTGATATCATCGGCAACCACTCAATCACATTCTTCCTAATGTTTTTGGGGTGTCACGAAATACACAAAAAGGCCAGAGCCAACATTGGAATGCAACTAAGTGAAATAAGTGACTGTAAAAGAGGTAAAGTATGTTTTGTGTGTAATTATATTGCAGCAATACTCACGAGTGATGAATTCTGGGAAGCTGAGACAGAGTTCTCTGTGCTCTTAGTCACCTTGGCGTCTAAAATGTTCCTTTTCACAACTAACTCACGGGTCTTGGTTGGAACGTAGCCATTCTTGAGGGAGATTAGGATGGGGTCACCATTCTTGCCCTCAAACCACTCCTCGGCCTCCAGGGCCGAGTCAGGCCCAGCTGTGTCAGGGTACAAGTCATCCTGAAACAGGTCAGACTGACAGCCGAGAAAAGGGGAGTCAGTTTGTTGGTTGGTCTGGCTGAGTGCCAAGTGTCCATTCAGAATAAACACTCACCTTTCGTGGTACAGTCATCACGATAGGCTCACATTTCCTTTCGTGCAGTTTATAGTACCTGGCGGTGATGAACAAATGATTACCGAGAGCTAAGTGTCTGTCGTTTGACTGTTTTGTGAGCATAttgcgccctctagtggtgagGGTAAGAATGTATCATTCGACAGCGGTTAAGGCCTTACCTTGCGATTTCACACTTGTTGACATCGAGGCCTCTCTTTGGCATGCAGCCCATGCCCCTCTGAGATTCCTTAGAGATATAGCTGCTAAGGTAGTGAACATAGGGATCTTCATCGGTGACTTCAAAGTAACGGATGCTGCTGTCACCCTGTCAAGACACAAAACAATTTTTGGATGCAGTTGTAATTTCTAAGATGACTAATTTGATGAATTTGACGTACCTTTCCACAACAGTAAACCAAGTTGGTGTCTGGGTCATAGAAGGGCAAGAGCACTCCATTGCTAGCATCCAAACAATGCATATTCATGGGCTCCTCCAAGTTTTGCTGGAATTTTATATGTATGAGGTTTCGTATGAAAGTCTCGATGACTGAATACAAAATAATAGAAAATGAGCAAATGTACCAGCCTAAAAGAAATATCATACCGGGTCCCACAGGGcgatcaacctctcactcctcCGATTGAAACCTGTGGTGAGGACTTTGCCATCTTTCAGGAAAATGGCCCTCATGGGACGAGCACCGTCGTGTGCCTTTTCTTTCTCCTGGAAGGATAATTCATGTCATGTCAatgaaaatgttcttatttcaaGAATTTGGCTCCCATCGCTCTTTTTCCTCTTACAGCAATAATTTCCTCCTTGCGGGGGTCGATAATACGGATGGACTTGTCCTTGCAGGCACTGCAGATGAGACTGCCATTGCGATTCCAGCAAACACTGTAAATCATATCAGGATGCATGTCATCCAAACTGATCATGGCCTCGCCTGTGCCCACATTCCAGATGATGATCACGTTGTCACAACCTGacaaggtaaaaaaacaaaaataatcattgAGCAAGAATGTAAGCAATGGTTTTCCAATGTTAGGGCTCACACTATCACATTATTATCAGTATGTAGACTTTatatttttggtgtgtgtttttAGCAGCCATCGACttgtagaaagaaagaaacaaggcGAGCACTCACCTGCACTGAGAAGAACATTGCGAGCTGTGGGGTGCCACGTGATGATGCCGACTCGCTTGGAGTGACCCTTTAGTTCTACAGCAGGCTCGGACATAGGTGCCACGAGGCCATTCTCTGGAATTTGCCACACCTGTCAAAAActgaaaacttcaaccaagAGCAACTTCAGCGGACTAATCTCAGACAATAGTTTTGATTATATAAATTCATGGGTGTCACAATTAACTGATTAATAAAACCTTTTGAGAATTGAGAAACATTTTTGCCTATTCTCTCACAGACCAAACCATGATCATCAAATTATGGAGAAAGCTACAGTCATCTTGATTGGATATTAACAGATTTACAGCTATAGTTCGGATAACTAGTTCATGACAAGTAGTTAATTAATTAATCTTATTAAAATATTTTGCAATAATTCAAAAAACTAATAATCGTGATATCACTAATGGATTCATAAAATTGCTATTGCTATAATAAATTATTGGATAAAAACAATGTTGGtaattttctaaaataaaaaccacCTCAGGGGGGCAGCAGCAACCAAGGTGGAGTATGAAGGGCAGCTATTACACAACTTCATATATGTGTGATctaatggcatcgaaaaaattgcGGTAATTTGGTAAAAAAGGCAAACACCGATTCTGATGTCCTGAGTTTTAGAAAGTAAAGTTATGCCTACTGTATAAAGGCTAAGAATTGTAGCATAGTGCAACAACCATAGACCAGGAAGCACCTTCACCATCCTGGAAAGGAATAACTCGTGACTTATTTCAACATACTAATTTCTGTCCTCTACCCTGTCAGAAAAAGAGGTGCTGAATTTGTAGTGTAGAGGGTCCGATGGTTTGTCACTGAGCAGTCCCCTCGAGGATACAAGTTTTAAACAGGCTGCATGTCGGGACCCTCACGCTCTGTGCCGTTTGCAGGCAAACATGTATCACAGGGTATCAATAAAACTTTGTACCTTCACATGCAAACAAAAAGTACCATGTGGAACTCTTCTATAGGGTTTGAATTGTGAACCCGTACATCACAAAACCTTGGGAGTACCAAAATAGACTCCTTCAGTACCCCTTTTTCTGAGAGAATGGCCCAAATAAGGAGACATGGAATAAAGCTAATGACCTCAGATGCAAAAGATCTGAACAATCTCCCCGCTATGATTtccttaaaatatttgaaagtcTAATCTAATCTGAAGGGTGAGCTCCACACCCACGCACGAGTTACAACAAGCTCGTCTTTCGCAATATAAGCATGGAGTTTCTTGTCAGTTGTTGGCAAAACCTGTGTGCTAAATGGGCAGCAGATCTTAGGTGTGTGCTAAATGTGCAGCAGATCTTACCATGACCGAGCAGTCCTCGGAACTGCTGGCGATGACCTGATCATTGTGGGGGCACCAGTCGATGTCTAACACTGGACCCGTGTGACCGCACACTGTTGGGTAGGCTTTGTCGATGCGTCCCGTCTGTAAAGACAAGGGGTGATATAATGTCACTCTCACCTATTGCTCACCTTTGATGGATGAGTGTGTTTtgaaagaggaggagaaagtACAATAAAGAAAGTCAAGagcaaaagaaacaaacaagaaaaaaaaaactattgcaaaAAAACCTCAAAAGCTGTGCAGCATGACAATTgtcattgcaaaaaaataaaacaaaaacatgtagtTAAATGACTAAGCGTTTACAAGGTTGCCTCTGGTCTTGTTTATTGGGGCGTTGACTAAACAGACGAGGTGAGCGAAGGATCGCAGCAGCAACTTGAAGATCATTTACATGACCTGTCCCAGCTGCCCCAAACAAAAAGTGCATGTATTTGAACCCAAAAAGGATTAGAAGGCTTTCATGGAGCTACACAGGGGCACAAAGATTAGAGTTAAAGCATTGGTGAACCACACACAGTACTTTGGGAACGATATTAGTGACCTGATTATACAGTCAAGGCCGACAGTCCTGATATTGCCACATCTGTCTTCTCAAAATAACAAAATCCTAAATGTCTTTACATAACCAACTCACTGAAAAAAtgatggggggcggggggggtcgCCTGTGTGTATTCTGACATTTGGCAGCTCATCCAACAACACACGTGTTTCATGAAATATCAAAATATATAATAGGAGATATGACGCTGCACGGTAACGGTAAGCTTGGAGGCAACAAGACATTTTTCCCTTTTATCATTCTTAACTTCTTCTGCTCAGTCTATAAAAGTTCTTATCGACCAGCTGACTGATGAATAAGCAACAATCACTGTGGGCAAGACgggaaaatacagtacaagtcAGGAGTATTGTTCTATCCTTAGTTTGTCATAAATTATGCAAACAACAAACTCTTATTTACTTAAGGCCAACTGCATGTGGACTTTGTACAGGGGAGGGTGAAGTCTGCTTAATGTCCTGTGCAACTGATTAGGGTATCCATAACTGCAACACACACTGCTCCTCTGGGTAATTTCTAGATAAGTGCATGGGAGCAGCTGAGGTAAGTGCTGGAGTATTGACAAGCGTCTTATTTCATACTACCCCATTATGGCTGGAAATGACGACTGCCTCTGCAACCATGCAGCCACTTGACTGACACAGTTGGGCTGTGAAACTGATTGCAATTTTGTAATTAGCATGCCAATTCTAGGTCCAATCAAAATCTAACAACAGGAGGATCAACCTGGGCAGAGGGGCAGACTTTGGCTAGACACAAGCATTTTTCAAATTCCACACTTGGGAATTAGCCAGCCCTGGTTCTGACTAATGAGAGAAGGGGGACAGCTAGCGTGTCAAACACAACCCACAGAGTGTGTGGGGACACCCCTTGATCTTTCTTCTTGCCAACTAAATAATTCCGTAACTGTCGGGGAAAAGTACGAGATGAGTGAGATCACTACTTTTTCCTCACTTCAACTCAAAATAACCACTTGACTGCTTGCAAACTAGCATCCTTGAATCAAATATGAATACCCCCTTTTGCGTTAAATTGGGAGAAGTGTGTTCACAGCAAACTAACAGGTGCGCACCAGATCAACCGGTCTGAAGACACCTACCTATAGTATAGGAGGGTCGCATTACAGTCCTAAATACACTCTAGTGCAGTTCATACGTGTTGACAAAGGCAAGCCATCCATTCTTTGTTAGAATGGATTGTTTGTCTACAGCCGTCACAAGTGCACTTTTACACTGCACATGTGTGTTCGACCCAAAACTTAGACATTTGGGAGTGCGGATGCAAAACTGGAAATTCAATTTGAAATTCCTCATTCCTGATCCAAATGATGAAACGCTGAGCTCTCATAAATGTGCATATTCAAATTCTCTCCAAAATTCAAGCAAAACCCTTTTTGCAAGCAAAACAATTGTTCTTATGAATCTAGAAAAATGTCAAATGGTTCACCCACATGCATACAATTACATCCTTACATTTACACCAAAAGTTTCCAAAACCTACTGAAGCACCAGTTGCACAGCAACTAGCAGGAAAGCAGCAAAGAAAGGTGATTCACCCACACTCACACATGTATGCACATGCACAAGCACAAAGCAGCACTTGAGCgaataacaaaaaacatttgaggAACAGCATTCCATTGGGCAAGAGAGGACATTCTTTTCATCGACACAAGAAGCCTGCACTCTTTCTCCCCTTGTAGCCCAAGGTATGATTCACACATCTCTTCAATGAAGATGCTGTCCATTAGACGGCAATGGAAAATTCCATATACAAGTTATCTCTAAGCGTGTGCTGGACACAAGCAGGGTGTAAGCAGAAGGAATATCAAAAACTGGAAAGATTTGCAATCCTCTTAATGATCGGCAGAAAATATGACAAGAGCACCACGAAGTTATAAAATTACAGAAAGATCATTATTGGCTCGATTATAGCtcgtttaaaaaataatcaacattGGCCCAAATTTGGCTGATTAATCAATGAGCCTCTCATAAAACTGTACATACATGCCAAATGGTGCACAAAGGTGTCCTTGCACTCTTTGTCCATTAAATGGATCTGTGACTTCATTTAACCCTCAAGGCTTCTCCGTAGAAATGATTACAATAGCGGGCTGAACAGAGCAAACAGGTAAATTTGTGAAATTAACTGACTCAACATGTCTCCCATTTTAACTCTCTTGTCTCATGTGTGCCTGacatgctttgtttttttaaaacagttAAATGTTATTTGtgattcatgtttttgttggaagttataataatattaatatactcGGTATGTATGTTTAGAATGAATTGGTCAATTAATCGGAAATAGATCGGTATCAGCCTCAAAAATGCATATTGTGCCCTTACAGACACTATAAAAACAGAACGCAAGCATGTCTAAgcatgcaaaacattttttaaatttaaaaacagacGAGCATAATAATGTTTGAGATTCCCTGCGATGTTGCCTCATTGTTAACTAAAACGTTTTCACCGCAGCAAGCaatttgtaacaaaaaaaaaaaaaaaaaaaaaaaaaacacctaatgGGACCATGTGATTCCAGCAGAGTTTTCTCATCAGACCCGCTCCACATTCACATGTCGACTGACACTGCATGGAGCAGCCAATAGCAGGCAAAGAGGAAATGCTCTTGGAAGGCTGTCAGGCAGGGAGCAGATTTGACCATATATGGTAAATTCTGCACTCAGCAGGACTGAGCGGCAGAGGCGGCAAAGGCAGAAACAACCGACTGAGCAATAAAGCAATCAGCTGATTCATGCATGAGAAAAGGCACTGTGTTTCGAGGTTTACATGTATGAAAGTGCAGATTTGACAATACAATCAGGTCCATAAATATTTGGACAATTTTCAGCATGCCGGTTCTGTACAACACACCACAATGGATTTGAAATTAAACACTCGAGATGTGTCGAGAGCGCAGCctcagttttttttaacacatctaAATTAATAAATCGAGGGTGTGGGAATAACAAGACATTTTATGTTCCTCTTTATTAAGGGCTCAAAGCTAGTAATCATAAATCAGATCCCTTTTTGTTTCAAATCCTTTGCAAGCGAGAACAGCCTACAGTCTCGACCCCGTGGACATCAGCAGATGCTGGGTTTTGTCTTTGACGATTTCAAGGCATATTAAcggtttaaaataaaaaaatacgtaAAACTACACGTTGCTTGACCAATATTAAACAATTGTGTCTTGCCTGTTAACAGTTTAGAAAAAGAGGAGCAAACAAAAAACGTTCAAATAAACTGCTTCTGCAAACAAAAGCCGCTGTAAAAAAATGGCTCCCGGCTACTTCCAGTGATTTACAGGAAGTCGCACCCATAAATGAATCTACATCAGAGCCCTCGGGATTTAGGTGGATAGGAAACCCAGCCAAAATGTGCACAGAATGGGGAATGTTTCACTCGCTTCCCTCCCACTGCTTCCTTCGTATGGAAATCAGGGAATAAATTAGCAGACATCCTGCTAAAGAAGACAAAGGATGAGATTGAAGGCATGAGGGGAAGGAATGGTGGGTTCCAAAAGGAGGAAACGATACGCACGGCTTTGCTGAGTCACACCACACTCAGTCATACAAGGAAAAAGCATCCTTGGTAAACAAATTTTATATTGTACCATTTTATAACAAAGTAGGCCCCCCCATTTTACCTTGTGAAGAGGGAGAACCAGGAAAGCTCCGCCACCGCTGGCTTCAATAATTATGGCAACAAACTTGGTGTTAACTGCACAGAACGTGCTATCCCATGTGACTCTTGACACCCGGATATCGTCGTAACACTGATCATTTTTTGCCGCCTGGCCAAAGACGTGACGGAATTTGCTATTCCGTACAACTCTTTTCATATCTGTAGGAGAGACAAAGACAAGACAGGGTTAGTTGGCTGTTTGAAATTGAAAAATTGCACACACAATATAAGGAATGCCTTGGATGGAAACGCCAAAACTAGTTTATAAAAAGCATATTTAGACCAAAATACAACAAACTTGGATTGGTTTAATTTGTTACTGGTTTAAAAAACTTCTTGTGGTTATATTACAATGCTACAAATTGCACTACTTAATCCCACGGGAGCCTTTTACCAACAAAAAGCAAAGCTGGACCGAAACCAACCCAGCCAACATCAAGAGACAAATCACTACAGCGGTTGTGGTTTTGGTTGACGCATTCCTTTTTGTGTCACAGCACTAACCAAAGAACAAGATGTGAGACTTGTTTtctagaatgttttttttttttgtgagggacagaaaaaaaaaacaataggagTGGGGAAAAGCACATATGGTTTTATAGGACAAGGATCATAACATGAGCAGGAAGCTCTTCCTGAAAGGATACGAGAATATCCTAACAGCCCAAATCTGACCAAGGTCTGTTTTGAAATGTTAACAAAATGATAAAGAGCCAGCTTGAAGTTCACAAAAGGAAGAAAAGagtttagacttctatttcctAAAATAAGACTTTTTTATGGCAATTTGGTGACGAGAAGAGCGAGAGAAAAGACAATTACAggtaatcaaaaaaaaaaaaaaaattcatgttgCTGATTCGATGTGATCATTTGTATGTCGTAAGCTTCATGGGATATTAAAAGCGAGAGTTCAGCGCAGGCAATGTCAACGAAAGCGATTCAGTAGCAAAGGACATTAGTTTACGCAAACCCTATGTCACTTTCTTGATTCGTGGGATATTTTGTCAAAAGCATGCTACATGTTAATAAGACATCAGGAAACGGTTTCAAATTGTACAGAACACTGTAGACACAATAATAAGAGTGACATTGAAAACATGTCAGTAAAGGATTGTTTATGCCAGCATTAGTCAGCACCAGTTTGACAGCCATATATCCTTAGTTGGACACACCTTGGCTTTCCAGTAACATGTTACAGCCCACTGACACTTACAGCGCTGCTCTGTGGCCCATACTAAAGTCAAGCGATTTCAAAATCTTGTCGTGAGCACAATACAATATTGCCTCCTGAACCACCAAGAGTTGACCCTGATGTGGGGAGACAGAAAGAGGACCCCAGAGCCTGAGGACATGACCAAGTGGAAAGCACCATGACACCATTTCAGCAGACGTCTCACAATTACCTGCCTTAAGCCTGCTACACACATAAAACCAATCGGCTCTTTTTGACTGGATTTTGCCCCTTCCCAATTATTCTATGTGACAACCCTGTGGTCTAATGTGTGCTTAGAGTAGATTAGTCCCGCTACTAAGCATTAATCACGTTTAATGTTTACGACCAAAAATCTGTTCTGTGTGGGGAAAGCTTATGACTCCAGATTGTAGACTATAAATTCTGTGACGTGAAATATAATGTAGCCAATCACAGAGATCTGAATGAGGAACAAGGAAGCAGGTAAAACTAAAACCGGTCCTGACTGACACACATTCTGCAGGACTTTGGAAATGGAGCACTGGCTCATGGAGCTGTGGGAAGAAGAGTCCTGATCAAATATCTTCCAAATTTCCTCAGCACACAAATGATACACATCCTTTAATACGGACTATCTATGCCATGTTGAGTTATACTGTTAAACTCCAATTAAAAGAACAACTACCCCATTCTGTCAGCAGATATTAGACTAGGGGTGGCCAAACACTTCATACTTGCAACAGCAGCTGATTGGCCAGTTACTTGGGATAATATTATGACCAGGAAGTTTTTTGATGGATGCAATTTCTATAAATGTCTAGAAATGTCTCATTACTTTCATGCAACTAAGGGAAAAATGCTATACGGTCTTTATAATTATCAGTCATTGTTCAGGGGACATTTTATGTATAAAAACTAAAAGTGGTATCGGTGCTTAGTATTGGTATCAATGACTGCTGTGTAGTATCAACCAGCCCTTGTTCTTCTAGTTCTGAAGAATCTTAATTGAATaaaattattatgcaagaaaaaaaacaatgcccaCTAAAATCAAGGTATGTATATAACACACTATGTTTTGATAGTGTTTAGTAGAGATTACGGTCATTACAATAACTTTCACACACAAGTCTTTTGTCAGCAAGGCTGCATGGAACGCCACCTAAATCCCCTTCCTGTATCCGAGGCCAAAGACCACCAGTGTGATCAGATTCCCCACTACATTCCAGTACTTTGTGCATCAAAGAGATAAGGTGCTGGGTTTTTTTCACCTCCGATATGGTCTCCGCAGCCTTCAAGTGCATTCATATATACGTGCAACGCAATGCATCACATGCAACAGTTTTATACTTTTATACTTTGTAGAGGAAATGAAATTTGCAGACAAGACCAAAACGGGTTCGAGGTTTATCTCTGTGCTGAGTaaccaagagaaaaaaaattaatctaaTGCAATTGATTTATGATGATGAAGAGGTAAAGGCAAAGTGTGCACAACAGCCTCTTGGACTGTGT
This genomic window contains:
- the LOC133153926 gene encoding coronin-1C-A-like isoform X2 encodes the protein MLQMEANRAHDPDPATDTEPGSILEKLLKKNRKETCPALDKMQEMETGKLVVELDMTTPATAANAFIEERNTVTRSILSSSPIKTTQGDFEVEDPADRLSKKSLFSKKDVVKKLKAPEIKVSIPNKDALNSAQTALHEKRSCEVKSLTTKEVAPSFGTSPVENDDQTANSEHVLQRTNKDVSSDSIPSKTKQSHPKPVFPTTSKETETTEQPDKKSARENDDSVLMREKSPDIARTRPVSDLIKENIQLHEKLRHQDWAKTSEVKSDEHNQSVKVAQMKATFDSPHKSPEKLIERKPSVRKDMKRVVRNSKFRHVFGQAAKNDQCYDDIRVSRVTWDSTFCAVNTKFVAIIIEASGGGAFLVLPLHKTGRIDKAYPTVCGHTGPVLDIDWCPHNDQVIASSSEDCSVMVWQIPENGLVAPMSEPAVELKGHSKRVGIITWHPTARNVLLSAGCDNVIIIWNVGTGEAMISLDDMHPDMIYSVCWNRNGSLICSACKDKSIRIIDPRKEEIIAEKEKAHDGARPMRAIFLKDGKVLTTGFNRRSERLIALWDPQNLEEPMNMHCLDASNGVLLPFYDPDTNLVYCCGKGDSSIRYFEVTDEDPYVHYLSSYISKESQRGMGCMPKRGLDVNKCEIARYYKLHERKCEPIVMTVPRKSDLFQDDLYPDTAGPDSALEAEEWFEGKNGDPILISLKNGYVPTKTRELVVKRNILDAKVTKSTENSVSASQNSSLTSDAKLEEILKEMKSLKDLVSSQEKRLVALEEKMSKIDI
- the LOC133153926 gene encoding coronin-1C-A-like isoform X3, with the protein product MGQTQDKLEGGESTFVDGLQDAHPYCGDHSDDVMKARSACEEETGNSKEKKYSEEPDTEDLNESHNREPITPSNEKYINLWERQFSAGGVKLRGVSGSCKGEGGGRANPLDPPGKSHKGSETIEERASTYKLFNKTEEKIAENHIEVSSKTKMEDQDMKRVVRNSKFRHVFGQAAKNDQCYDDIRVSRVTWDSTFCAVNTKFVAIIIEASGGGAFLVLPLHKTGRIDKAYPTVCGHTGPVLDIDWCPHNDQVIASSSEDCSVMVWQIPENGLVAPMSEPAVELKGHSKRVGIITWHPTARNVLLSAGCDNVIIIWNVGTGEAMISLDDMHPDMIYSVCWNRNGSLICSACKDKSIRIIDPRKEEIIAEKEKAHDGARPMRAIFLKDGKVLTTGFNRRSERLIALWDPQNLEEPMNMHCLDASNGVLLPFYDPDTNLVYCCGKGDSSIRYFEVTDEDPYVHYLSSYISKESQRGMGCMPKRGLDVNKCEIARYYKLHERKCEPIVMTVPRKSDLFQDDLYPDTAGPDSALEAEEWFEGKNGDPILISLKNGYVPTKTRELVVKRNILDAKVTKSTENSVSASQNSSLTSDAKLEEILKEMKSLKDLVSSQEKRLVALEEKMSKIDI
- the LOC133153926 gene encoding coronin-1C-A-like isoform X1; translated protein: MLQMEANRAHDPDPATDTEPGSILEKLLKKNRKETCPALDKMQEMETGKLVVELDMTTPATAANAFIEERNTVTRSILSSSPIKTTQGDFEVEDPADRLSKKSLFSKKDVVKKLKAPEIKVSIPNKDALNSAQTALHEKRSCEVKSLTTKEVAPSFGTSPVENDDQTANSEHVLQRTNKDVSSDSIPSKTKQSHPKPVFPTTSKETETTEQPDKKSARENDDSVLMREKSPDIARTRPVSDLIKENIQLHEKLRHQDWAKTSEVKSDEHNQSVKVAQMKATFDSPHKSPEKLIERKPSVRKEMSIKSAALLNGGQGLPGGGSICRAGKTREKQLGSTSQSLGAIIWETPFYLFFLGNTFTPFSEDMKRVVRNSKFRHVFGQAAKNDQCYDDIRVSRVTWDSTFCAVNTKFVAIIIEASGGGAFLVLPLHKTGRIDKAYPTVCGHTGPVLDIDWCPHNDQVIASSSEDCSVMVWQIPENGLVAPMSEPAVELKGHSKRVGIITWHPTARNVLLSAGCDNVIIIWNVGTGEAMISLDDMHPDMIYSVCWNRNGSLICSACKDKSIRIIDPRKEEIIAEKEKAHDGARPMRAIFLKDGKVLTTGFNRRSERLIALWDPQNLEEPMNMHCLDASNGVLLPFYDPDTNLVYCCGKGDSSIRYFEVTDEDPYVHYLSSYISKESQRGMGCMPKRGLDVNKCEIARYYKLHERKCEPIVMTVPRKSDLFQDDLYPDTAGPDSALEAEEWFEGKNGDPILISLKNGYVPTKTRELVVKRNILDAKVTKSTENSVSASQNSSLTSDAKLEEILKEMKSLKDLVSSQEKRLVALEEKMSKIDI